In Limisphaerales bacterium, the DNA window CAGGCGTGGTTCGCGCGCACGCACCCGGGGCGTTCGCCGTATCGTTTGTATGCGCTTTCCAATGTGGGTTCCTTACTGGCGTTGGTTGGGTATCCGTTCCTTGTGGAACCGTGGAGCTCACGGACTTCGCAAGTGAATGGCTGGTCGTGGGGCATGCTATTTTATGGTGCCGCGTGTGGTTGGCTGGCGTGGCGTTTGTATCGCGCCAAGGATGTTGGCAAAGTAGAGCTGGAGGAATCCACCGAGGAATCCCCACTTTCCAAAGCCATGCGCTGGCTACTGTGGCTGGCGCTGCCCGCCTGTGGGACGGCGCTGCTGATGGCCACCACCAACAAGCTTTGCCTTGATGTGGCCGTCGTGCCCTTCCTGTGGGTGCTGCCACTGGCGCTTTATCTGATTACCTTTATCATTTGCTTCGACAACCCTCGTTGGTACGTGCGCGAATATTTTGTGCCGTTGCTGGTGCCGCTATGGGTGGGAGTTATCTGGGCGTTAAAGGAGGGGGTGGATATGGGCATCCTCACGCAGGTAGGCCTTCTCTGTGGCGCGCTGTTTGTCAGCTGTATGGTTTGCCACGGAGAACTCTATCGACTACGGCCGGAGCCGGCGCGGTTGACGCAATATTTTCTTGGCATTTCGGGTGGCGGTGCGCTGGGAGGATTGTTTGTGGCGGTGCTGGCGCCGCTTTGGTTTGATGGCTATTGGGAATTCCATATTTCATTGTGGACGGTCGGATTGCTTTTTTTTGTGGCGTGTTGTGTGCGGCGTGAAGATTGGCGGGTGACCAAGTGGCATCTGCGACTGATCTTATTGGGGTGTTGGTTGACGGTTTGTTTGGCGCTGTTGAAGGATTCCAGCTTAAACGGAAAATGGCGCGCACTCTCGGTGATGGTGCCTTTTGTGGTGGCCTGTTTGTTAACGCGCTTGGTGTACCAGCAATGGTGGGGACCATTGCGGCGAACAGAATCGCGTGAATTATATGCGGGAATCATCGGTGCGTTTGGTGCATTAACATTAACGCTGGTGGCATTGGTAATTGCTGGAGATAGTTTGGTTAACAGTAAATTTCATTATCTCAACCAATTTCATCCCGGCATTTGGGTGGTCACCGCGTTGTTGGCGTTAAATGCATTCGTTTGGAACAGTGTGCGTACTTGGCGTGGATGGCGCATCCAATGGGGCTGGGCTGCGGGCGGTTGGGTGCCGGTGCTGGTGGCGTTGGCGGTGGGGCTGATCATCCAAGCCCGCGACGGGCGTGGCGATGCGATTTATCGTGAGCGCGGATTTTATGGGATTTTGAAAATATCAGAATTCTCACTTGGCGATGACGAGTTTCGTTTGTTGCTAAACGGCCGCATTACACATGGCTACCAATTTACCGGAACCGAGGCCAGTAAACGGGTGACAACATATTATGGCCCGCCAACAGGTGTGGGAATCGCAGTACAACATTTTCCGATTGATGCAAATTCCACCCAAGGGTTGCGCGTGGGCGTAGTGGGCCTCGGCGTGGGAACCTTGGCCGGCTATGCAGAGCAGGGCGATTATTATCGAATGTACGAGATCAACCCGCAAGTGGTGAAGTTATCCGCGTTGGAGGTGGGCACGTTTACCTATTTGCTGCAGGCAAAAGATCGCGGGGCTGAGGTCGAGGTGGTGCTGGGCGATGCGCGGTTGTCGATGGAGGCAGAGTTGCGCGCGGGCAAGCCTCAGGGATTTCACGTGCTGGCGCTGGACGCATTTAGCAGTGATTCCATTCCGGTGCATTTATTGACGCGGGAAGCGGTGGCGATTTACCTGAAACACCTTGATCCAAAAGGGGTGTTGGCCGTTCACATTTCAAATCGGTATCTGGATTTGGAACCTGTGGTGCGGCGCTTGGCTCGGGAATTCGGGCTTACAATGATGGTGGTAAATAACCTTGATGGCGGCATAGATGAAGAATGGGTTTATGGGTCCGCTTGGGTGCTCTTGGGTCGTGACCCGGAATTTTTTGAAACCGCCGCACTGTTTGGCTATCCGTTTGCGGATCTTACAGAGGACGAAGATTCGCCGCTGTGGTCTGATGATTATGCGAGCATTTTCCGGATCATGTATAAACCCGATTGGTGGTATCGTTGGGGCGATCGCTGGAAACGGTTAACGGGGCAAGCGCAATGACCTCGGGCGAACAACCGACGTGGCTCTCTTTATTTCCGGACCACGATTTTGAGTTTCGCTTTGGCGCACGCCCGGGCAATGCAGCGAGCTTTTTCGCTGATACATTGGACCACTCCACCCTCATGGACGGGCGCCAAAACGCCTTGGAGGAAGCCACGACACAATGTGTATTTGAGGAATCATCCGCGGCCGAAGCTGTTGCCGAATGCCTCGCTTGGGCTGGATTGGACGGGGGAGGGTGCCGCGAACTGGCGCTGCATTGGGAGCCGGATTTTCTGATTTTATTGCCGGACGAAAAGGGGCGGTTCACTTTTCGAGCGGGGGCGGTCTGTTTCCCGTCATCTTGGCGGCCGGAAGAAAAAATCGGGCTGCCGGTACACGCCATCCATTCGCCGGTGCCCACGCTCAACGAATCCCTCGGCGCGCGCCTCGATAAATTCCTTGCTCATCTCGAACCGGGCAAGGCATGGGAGCGCTCCAATTGGGGGCTG includes these proteins:
- a CDS encoding DUF3445 domain-containing protein, which encodes MTSGEQPTWLSLFPDHDFEFRFGARPGNAASFFADTLDHSTLMDGRQNALEEATTQCVFEESSAAEAVAECLAWAGLDGGGCRELALHWEPDFLILLPDEKGRFTFRAGAVCFPSSWRPEEKIGLPVHAIHSPVPTLNESLGARLDKFLAHLEPGKAWERSNWGLSRSPELNQHPTRDTPRLTPPFTDAEVWIRIEDQVLFRLPQTQALLFGIRLVNVLLAELKKFPEAQAGLYRAIATMPEDVADYKNVTDGREQLLELLRS